A portion of the Catalinimonas alkaloidigena genome contains these proteins:
- a CDS encoding helix-turn-helix domain-containing protein → MGIGFLPLILVAGALQGLLLACLLLTRHANRRANGLLALLLVLLSVQSVLVAFDNRAFFLQFPHLSKVGWLLPSLFGPLLYLYVRQLTEPPRGSWRDAVHLVPFFACLCVLLPYYVQPAAEKIAYLDDFERASQDDFGWLNQALNGLHVVYLGIALYTLQRYQRQLQEMYSDAQALRLRWLWQLLGFMLGILVISIPTFYARKWGWWGLAAFYHYHYLGVIGCIYWMGYRALTQPQLFNPALNVRGAREAASLPAVADPPTAVPEPPAKYQRSALKEEETAVYHERLLRHMQHARPYRQSTLTIQELADQLELPRHHLSQLINEQLGKNFYDFVNGYRVEEAKQLLWDEEYRHLTILGIAEEAGFNSKATFNAVFKKQTGQTPSEFMRKNARELV, encoded by the coding sequence ATGGGCATCGGATTTCTGCCACTGATTCTGGTTGCTGGAGCCTTGCAAGGCCTGTTGCTGGCCTGCCTGCTCCTGACCCGCCATGCCAACCGCCGTGCCAACGGTCTTCTGGCACTGCTCCTCGTGCTGCTGTCGGTTCAGTCCGTGCTGGTGGCTTTCGACAACCGCGCTTTTTTTCTCCAATTTCCGCACCTGAGCAAAGTAGGCTGGCTGCTGCCTTCGCTGTTTGGGCCGTTACTCTACCTGTACGTGCGTCAGCTTACGGAGCCGCCCCGCGGGTCCTGGCGAGATGCCGTGCATCTGGTGCCCTTCTTCGCTTGCCTCTGCGTTCTGTTGCCCTATTACGTACAACCCGCCGCTGAAAAAATCGCCTACCTCGACGATTTTGAGCGCGCTTCGCAAGACGATTTTGGTTGGCTGAACCAAGCGCTGAACGGTCTGCACGTGGTGTATCTGGGGATAGCGCTCTACACCTTGCAACGTTATCAACGTCAGTTGCAAGAGATGTATTCCGATGCACAAGCCCTGCGGTTACGCTGGCTCTGGCAACTGTTGGGCTTTATGCTGGGCATCCTGGTGATTTCCATTCCGACGTTTTATGCGCGCAAATGGGGCTGGTGGGGGCTGGCCGCGTTTTATCATTATCACTACCTCGGGGTGATCGGCTGCATCTACTGGATGGGCTACCGGGCCCTGACCCAACCGCAGTTGTTCAATCCTGCCCTGAACGTACGCGGCGCACGTGAGGCCGCATCGCTGCCCGCCGTGGCCGATCCGCCCACCGCCGTACCGGAGCCACCGGCTAAGTATCAGCGATCGGCTTTGAAAGAAGAAGAGACGGCAGTTTACCACGAACGTCTGCTGCGGCACATGCAACACGCCCGACCCTACCGACAATCAACGCTGACGATTCAGGAACTGGCCGATCAATTAGAACTGCCGCGCCACCATTTGTCGCAGCTCATCAACGAGCAACTGGGCAAGAATTTTTATGATTTCGTGAACGGCTATCGTGTGGAAGAAGCGAAGCAACTTCTGTGGGATGAAGAATACCGCCACCTGACCATCCTGGGCATTGCCGAAGAAGCGGGCTTCAATTCTAAAGCTACGTTCAACGCTGTGTTTAAGAAACAGACCGGCCAGACCCCCTCGGAATTTATGCGCAAAAATGCCCGGGAATTGGTCTGA
- a CDS encoding pyruvate dehydrogenase complex E1 component subunit beta, with amino-acid sequence MREIQFREALREAMSEEMRRDESIFLMGEEVAEYNGAYKVSQGMLDEFGAARVIDTPISELGFAGIGIGAAMNGLRPIIEFMTFNFSLVAIDQVINGAAKMMSMSGGQYSVPIVFRGPTGNAGMLSSQHSQNFENWYANTPGLKVVVPSNPYDAKGLLKTAIRDPDPVIFMESELMYGDKGEVPEEEYLIPIGKADVKREGSDVTVVSFGKVMKIALEVAEEMAKDNVSVEVIDLRSVRPIDYATIIESIKKTNRLVIVEEAWPLASISAELAYHIQRYAFDYLDAPVYRITSRDVPLPYAPTLIDAILPSTKRTIEAINASLYRS; translated from the coding sequence ATGAGAGAAATACAGTTTCGCGAAGCGTTGCGCGAGGCCATGTCGGAAGAGATGCGCAGAGACGAGAGTATCTTCCTGATGGGAGAAGAAGTCGCTGAGTATAACGGAGCCTATAAAGTAAGCCAGGGAATGCTCGACGAGTTCGGGGCGGCCCGGGTGATCGACACGCCCATTTCGGAGCTGGGCTTTGCCGGCATCGGCATCGGTGCAGCCATGAATGGCCTGCGTCCCATCATCGAGTTCATGACGTTCAACTTCTCGCTCGTGGCCATCGATCAGGTGATAAACGGCGCCGCCAAAATGATGTCGATGTCGGGTGGTCAGTACTCGGTGCCGATCGTTTTCCGCGGCCCTACCGGGAACGCCGGGATGCTGTCGTCGCAACACTCACAGAACTTCGAAAACTGGTACGCCAATACGCCCGGCCTCAAAGTCGTGGTGCCTTCAAACCCTTACGACGCCAAAGGGCTTTTGAAAACCGCCATTCGCGACCCCGATCCGGTGATTTTCATGGAGTCGGAATTGATGTACGGCGACAAAGGCGAAGTGCCGGAAGAAGAATACCTGATTCCGATCGGCAAGGCTGATGTGAAGCGGGAAGGCTCGGACGTAACGGTTGTTTCGTTTGGCAAGGTGATGAAGATCGCACTGGAAGTCGCAGAAGAAATGGCGAAAGACAACGTTTCGGTCGAGGTGATCGACCTGCGCTCGGTTCGCCCGATCGATTACGCGACCATCATCGAGTCGATCAAAAAGACCAATCGCCTCGTCATCGTGGAAGAAGCCTGGCCGCTAGCCTCAATCTCGGCCGAGTTGGCGTACCACATCCAGCGCTACGCGTTCGACTACCTCGATGCCCCCGTGTATCGCATCACCAGCCGCGACGTACCGCTGCCGTATGCACCCACGCTCATCGACGCCATTCTGCCCAGCACAAAGCGCACCATCGAGGCCATCAACGCGAGCCTCTACCGTAGCTAG
- a CDS encoding DinB family protein: MQPFLFLCLVVPLWGATPPEPDFKSNFLDLWARAGAYTLEVADAMPESAYDYRPTPDVMTFREQLTHLVQNLNWITSTFLKDETSPLEGRSLEHLSKKELITALTAAFSYVEATAQHFPPEALADPVTFGNAPVNKERLFYVMRDHMTHHRAQCILYLRMNGIEPPSYRGW; the protein is encoded by the coding sequence ATGCAACCTTTTCTATTCCTCTGCCTTGTTGTTCCGCTGTGGGGAGCTACGCCGCCGGAACCCGACTTCAAAAGCAATTTTCTGGACCTGTGGGCGCGGGCCGGCGCGTACACCCTGGAAGTAGCCGACGCGATGCCAGAAAGCGCATACGATTACCGGCCTACGCCAGACGTGATGACCTTCCGGGAGCAGTTGACGCATCTGGTGCAAAACCTCAACTGGATTACGTCTACATTTCTGAAAGACGAAACGTCACCACTCGAAGGGAGGTCTTTAGAGCATCTTTCCAAAAAAGAATTAATTACTGCACTAACTGCCGCGTTTTCGTACGTGGAGGCCACAGCGCAACATTTTCCGCCCGAGGCCCTGGCCGATCCGGTCACCTTTGGCAATGCGCCTGTTAACAAAGAACGTCTTTTTTACGTGATGCGCGATCATATGACCCATCATCGTGCACAGTGCATCCTTTATCTGCGCATGAACGGCATCGAACCGCCATCGTACCGCGGGTGGTAA
- a CDS encoding S41 family peptidase — MIRLLWLACAVLWLAAAPRLYAQDTRLSSTQLQEDFSIFRQALEEAHPGLYRYTSKATFDSLFDATSAALQRPLSRQEFYVTLTPLIAALRCGHTKWMASGREEKYPFHTEDLFPLPLYIVGEQAWVLGHYGADSLPAGAEIVAIDGQPMQSLIGQLLPVLTFADGDTRNGKYADLNHYFSGIYATYIGTGPQYEVTYRAGGETQTTTLPAVTLEAIHHYEKAHATPAQLPLRLNWVDDQTALLRISSFWVDKKEQDFEQFLEASFREIKEKGAQHLILDLRDNEGGRDLWGKLLYSYMTDQPFAYYDRLVATGQKLTFPGYHPSIYKMVRPFLHKTPTGAEWRNRARLKPGKPKNEAFLGDVYVLINGRSFSVTTEFAACAQVNQRAVFVGQETSGALQGDNSGVFTIAKLPHANLELGIPLVAYYMAGVEATPHQAGGIQPDYEIVPTIQDVLAGQDPALAHTLELIAAGTRAAQP; from the coding sequence ATGATACGTCTCCTTTGGCTCGCCTGTGCTGTCTTGTGGCTGGCGGCCGCCCCCCGACTTTATGCGCAGGATACCCGCCTGTCGTCCACCCAACTGCAGGAAGATTTCAGCATTTTCCGCCAAGCGCTGGAAGAAGCTCACCCGGGTCTGTACCGGTACACGTCAAAAGCCACCTTCGACTCCCTCTTCGACGCCACGTCCGCGGCGCTCCAGCGGCCTTTATCGCGGCAGGAGTTCTACGTCACGCTCACGCCGCTGATCGCTGCGCTGCGCTGTGGCCACACCAAATGGATGGCATCGGGCCGCGAAGAAAAATACCCGTTTCATACGGAAGACCTGTTCCCCTTGCCGCTCTACATTGTCGGCGAACAGGCGTGGGTCCTTGGACACTACGGTGCAGACTCGCTACCGGCCGGAGCGGAAATTGTGGCAATCGACGGGCAACCGATGCAGAGCCTGATCGGCCAACTGTTGCCGGTGCTCACTTTCGCCGACGGGGACACCCGCAACGGAAAGTACGCCGATCTGAACCACTACTTTTCAGGCATTTATGCTACATACATCGGAACGGGCCCGCAGTATGAGGTGACGTACCGGGCCGGAGGCGAAACGCAAACGACTACCCTCCCGGCCGTGACACTAGAGGCGATTCATCACTACGAAAAGGCACACGCCACTCCTGCCCAACTGCCGTTACGGTTGAACTGGGTGGACGACCAGACCGCCCTGTTGCGAATTTCCAGCTTCTGGGTCGATAAAAAAGAACAAGACTTTGAGCAGTTCCTGGAAGCTTCGTTTCGGGAGATCAAAGAGAAGGGAGCACAACACCTGATTCTGGATCTGCGCGACAACGAAGGCGGCCGGGATCTGTGGGGAAAATTGCTGTACAGCTATATGACCGATCAACCCTTTGCATACTACGATCGCCTGGTAGCCACGGGGCAGAAGCTGACCTTTCCGGGCTACCATCCTTCCATCTACAAAATGGTACGGCCGTTTTTGCACAAAACACCCACGGGTGCCGAGTGGCGTAATCGGGCGCGCCTGAAACCCGGCAAACCCAAGAACGAGGCTTTTCTGGGCGATGTGTACGTGTTGATCAACGGGCGCAGCTTTTCGGTCACGACCGAGTTTGCGGCTTGTGCTCAGGTAAACCAACGCGCTGTGTTTGTAGGACAGGAGACCAGTGGTGCGCTGCAAGGGGACAACAGTGGCGTTTTCACCATCGCGAAGCTCCCGCATGCCAACCTGGAGCTGGGCATTCCGCTGGTGGCCTACTACATGGCAGGCGTTGAAGCGACCCCTCACCAGGCAGGGGGCATCCAACCCGACTACGAAATTGTCCCGACGATTCAGGACGTGCTGGCCGGGCAGGACCCCGCTCTAGCACACACCCTGGAGTTGATCGCCGCTGGCACCCGCGCCGCTCAGCCTTAA
- a CDS encoding pyridoxamine 5'-phosphate oxidase family protein: protein MEGQITHTDAAIKLKEEIEKVEIAMLTTQGDDGRFRARPMHTTRVDADGILWFFTSDQSDKVREIERNPKVGLGYSGPGKDTYVSVSGEAQLVKDKAKMHDLWNPTLKAWFADGLDTPDIALLKITVEKAEYWDSASGTLLTLYGMVKSTVTGKDARGDSEHEKLDVRS from the coding sequence ATGGAAGGGCAAATCACACACACCGATGCGGCCATCAAACTCAAAGAAGAAATTGAAAAGGTAGAGATCGCCATGCTCACCACCCAAGGGGACGACGGGCGATTTCGGGCACGCCCCATGCACACCACGCGCGTGGATGCCGACGGGATCTTATGGTTTTTTACCAGCGACCAGTCGGATAAGGTCCGGGAAATCGAGCGCAATCCGAAAGTTGGGTTAGGCTATTCGGGGCCTGGCAAAGACACCTACGTGTCGGTTTCGGGCGAAGCGCAACTGGTAAAAGACAAAGCCAAGATGCACGATCTGTGGAATCCGACCTTAAAGGCCTGGTTCGCCGATGGGCTGGATACCCCCGATATTGCCTTGCTGAAGATCACCGTCGAGAAGGCGGAGTATTGGGATTCGGCTTCAGGGACTTTGTTGACGCTGTACGGAATGGTCAAGTCGACCGTGACGGGAAAAGATGCACGAGGCGATTCAGAGCACGAAAAGCTCGACGTCCGATCGTAA
- a CDS encoding glycosyltransferase family 2 protein, producing MPQTAIVILNWNGRHYLQQFLPSVVRHRGDSRVIVVDNASTDDSVAVLTHTFPEVEILQLPTNAGFAGGYNQALQQIEAEVYVLLNSDVEVTEGWLESPLALLRQHPRAAACQPKIRSFHAPDYFEYAGAAGGYIDRLGYPFCRGRLFNTLEQDTGQYDDDREVFWASGACLFIKADAFHAVGGFDEDFFAHMEEIDLCWRLRNLGYRIYYCGRSTVYHVGGGTLERSNPRKTYLNFRNGLTLLLKNVPASQLPFILFTRMVLDGIAGIKFLLTDSLKDTRAILKAHASFYRNVARHWRKRQRINTQPLDVGVLPGSLVWSYFIKGKRRFSQLLP from the coding sequence ATGCCGCAAACGGCCATCGTCATTCTGAACTGGAACGGACGCCACTATCTCCAACAGTTTCTGCCTTCTGTGGTGCGGCACCGGGGCGACAGCCGCGTCATTGTGGTCGACAACGCCTCTACCGACGATTCGGTGGCGGTACTGACGCACACGTTCCCCGAAGTAGAAATCCTTCAGCTTCCGACCAACGCCGGCTTTGCGGGTGGCTACAATCAGGCGCTTCAGCAAATCGAGGCTGAGGTCTACGTTCTGTTGAACTCTGACGTGGAAGTGACAGAAGGATGGCTCGAATCGCCCCTGGCGTTGCTCCGACAGCACCCCCGGGCCGCCGCCTGCCAGCCCAAGATTCGCAGTTTCCACGCTCCCGACTATTTTGAGTACGCCGGGGCGGCGGGGGGCTACATCGACCGGCTGGGCTATCCGTTTTGCCGGGGGCGGCTGTTCAATACGCTTGAGCAGGATACGGGGCAGTACGACGACGACCGTGAGGTGTTCTGGGCCAGCGGGGCGTGTCTGTTCATCAAGGCTGATGCCTTTCACGCCGTGGGTGGTTTCGACGAGGACTTCTTCGCCCACATGGAGGAAATCGATCTCTGCTGGCGGCTGCGCAACCTGGGCTACCGCATTTATTACTGTGGTCGCAGCACCGTCTACCACGTGGGCGGCGGCACGCTCGAACGCTCCAATCCCCGGAAAACGTACCTCAATTTTCGGAATGGCCTGACGCTGTTACTCAAAAATGTACCTGCCTCACAACTACCCTTTATTCTCTTCACCCGCATGGTGTTGGATGGCATCGCGGGCATCAAATTTCTGCTGACCGATAGCCTCAAAGACACCCGCGCCATTCTGAAAGCCCACGCTAGTTTCTACCGAAATGTGGCCCGTCACTGGCGCAAACGGCAGCGTATCAACACGCAACCGCTCGACGTAGGCGTCCTGCCGGGCAGCCTGGTCTGGAGTTATTTTATCAAAGGCAAACGGCGCTTTTCTCAACTACTTCCTTAA
- the murA gene encoding UDP-N-acetylglucosamine 1-carboxyvinyltransferase, translated as MASLEIEGGYPLRGDIVPQGAKNESLQVLCAVLLTPEPIIMRNLPDIRDTNKLIELLGSLGVSVEKLEEGAYRFEAKDVKPEYMDTPEFASQAASLRGSIMILGPMLARFGRARIPKPGGDKIGRRRLDTHFIGLEKLGAKFNYNAKDGFYHIDGTNLEGCYMLLDEASVTGTANIIMAAVLAKGKTTIYNAACEPYLQQLCHMLNRMGAKISGVGSNLLTIEGVEALGGTEHTLLPDMIEIGSFIGLAAMTGSAITIKNARIDQLGLIPSVFERMGIRLEFRGDDIHIPVHHHYEIDTFIDGSILTVSDHPWPGFTPDLLSIVLVTAVQARGTLLVHQKMFESRLFFVDKLIDMGAQIILCDPHRATVIGLDRKMNLRGIRMSSPDIRAGVSLLIAALSAEGTSIIDNAEQIDRGYQKIDQRLQAVGAKIRRL; from the coding sequence ATGGCTTCACTCGAAATAGAAGGAGGTTACCCATTGCGCGGCGATATTGTTCCGCAGGGGGCCAAAAACGAATCATTGCAGGTACTGTGTGCGGTTCTGCTCACGCCGGAACCTATCATCATGCGGAACCTGCCCGATATTCGTGATACAAACAAACTGATTGAACTGCTGGGCTCCCTGGGCGTTTCGGTAGAGAAGTTGGAAGAAGGGGCTTACCGGTTTGAGGCGAAAGACGTAAAACCAGAATACATGGACACGCCGGAGTTTGCCAGCCAGGCGGCTTCGCTGCGGGGGTCCATCATGATTTTGGGGCCGATGCTGGCACGTTTCGGACGCGCCCGCATTCCCAAGCCCGGAGGCGACAAAATTGGCCGCCGGCGGTTGGATACACACTTCATCGGACTGGAAAAGCTGGGTGCCAAATTCAACTACAACGCCAAAGACGGGTTTTACCACATCGACGGGACCAACCTGGAAGGATGCTACATGTTGCTGGACGAGGCATCGGTGACGGGCACGGCCAACATCATCATGGCGGCCGTCCTGGCCAAAGGCAAAACCACGATCTACAACGCCGCTTGCGAACCGTATTTGCAGCAGCTCTGCCACATGCTGAACCGCATGGGGGCCAAAATTTCGGGGGTGGGGTCCAACCTGTTGACCATCGAAGGGGTGGAAGCCCTGGGTGGCACCGAACATACGTTGTTGCCCGACATGATCGAAATTGGGAGTTTCATTGGGCTGGCGGCCATGACGGGCTCGGCCATCACCATCAAAAATGCACGCATCGACCAATTAGGCCTGATTCCGAGCGTTTTTGAGCGGATGGGCATCCGACTCGAATTCCGCGGCGACGATATTCACATTCCGGTGCATCACCACTACGAAATCGATACGTTTATCGACGGCTCGATCCTGACGGTTTCCGACCACCCGTGGCCTGGCTTTACGCCCGATCTGCTGTCGATTGTGCTGGTCACGGCCGTGCAGGCACGCGGAACGCTGCTGGTGCATCAGAAAATGTTTGAAAGTCGCCTCTTTTTTGTCGATAAGCTGATCGACATGGGTGCACAGATTATCCTTTGCGACCCGCACCGTGCTACGGTCATCGGACTGGACCGGAAAATGAACCTGCGCGGCATTCGCATGTCGTCGCCCGACATTCGGGCCGGGGTATCGCTCCTGATTGCGGCGCTTTCGGCCGAAGGCACCAGCATCATCGACAATGCCGAACAGATCGACCGGGGGTATCAGAAGATTGACCAACGGCTCCAGGCCGTGGGGGCCAAAATTCGCCGACTCTGA
- a CDS encoding PspC domain-containing protein produces the protein MEKIRLFFEDKAFGVCTQLSDKVGISTTNVRLFFIYASFLTLGSPVIMYLVLAFVLKIRQNLRRGHRTVWEI, from the coding sequence ATGGAAAAAATCCGTTTATTTTTTGAGGATAAAGCGTTTGGCGTTTGCACCCAACTAAGCGATAAGGTAGGGATTTCCACCACAAACGTCCGCTTATTTTTCATCTACGCGTCTTTTCTGACATTGGGTTCACCCGTTATTATGTACCTGGTGTTAGCCTTTGTGCTAAAAATCCGGCAGAATTTGAGGCGCGGTCACCGAACCGTATGGGAAATCTAA
- a CDS encoding tetratricopeptide repeat protein, protein MVSLSGCALNKMVKMAQDQELTVTPSPLEVHADTVRFTTSAKLPLKMLKKNKTYTADVKYNYGGESVDAGNIVFNWADYPNAKTENPSKSETFSFPYQDAMRRGDLVVIGTAASANGKSKSTPEFKIADGVITTSKLVQPYYFYAYADHEYNTGEELEPTYVQFFFQQGSSYLRPTEVRSSRGRFLNAFIADKNVTRSVTITGTHSPEGAERINARLADDRAEAIEKYYRRQMGRYDYQGMADSIEFLPKAVVENWDSLKAELGRDERLTQTQKDEILSIINGSGSFEDKEDALHRLSSYRYLLSTVYPKTRTATTEILTVKEKKSLPEISALSKGITQGSVSMDTLSDAELAFSATLTPLLEEKEAIYQAAIKKNDRWQAHNDLATVYLQMAAEQTSESSMSNYLEQANTQLGIAKNRQESPEVYANMATLNMMQGDYDMGMQNLQKAMNMNPDEELRQGLNGMMGTLQIMRGMYSEAARSLSSAPDTAMVLYNRGLAQLLSDDFNNARASFDEAIQSDSELALAYYGSAIVAAQQGNEQAMADMLRQAIQKDASLRAYAIDDLEFQKYFDSQTFKDAVQ, encoded by the coding sequence ATGGTCAGCCTTTCGGGGTGTGCACTGAACAAAATGGTGAAGATGGCTCAGGATCAGGAACTAACCGTTACGCCGTCGCCGCTGGAAGTTCATGCGGATACGGTACGGTTTACGACCTCGGCCAAGCTTCCGCTCAAGATGTTAAAGAAGAACAAAACCTATACCGCCGACGTCAAATACAATTATGGTGGTGAGTCTGTAGATGCGGGGAACATTGTGTTTAACTGGGCTGATTACCCCAACGCGAAGACCGAGAACCCCTCGAAATCAGAGACTTTTTCTTTCCCCTACCAGGATGCGATGCGTCGCGGTGATCTGGTCGTGATTGGCACGGCCGCCAGCGCCAACGGTAAGTCGAAGTCGACGCCTGAATTCAAAATTGCTGACGGGGTCATTACGACTTCTAAGCTGGTTCAGCCTTATTACTTCTACGCATACGCCGACCACGAATACAACACGGGCGAAGAGCTTGAGCCTACGTACGTGCAGTTCTTCTTCCAGCAAGGTAGCTCTTACCTGCGTCCGACTGAGGTACGCAGCTCACGCGGACGTTTCCTGAACGCGTTCATCGCCGACAAAAACGTAACGCGCAGCGTAACCATCACGGGTACTCACTCTCCGGAAGGTGCTGAGCGTATCAACGCACGTCTGGCCGACGACCGCGCCGAAGCTATTGAGAAATACTATCGCCGCCAGATGGGCCGCTACGACTACCAGGGCATGGCCGACTCGATCGAGTTCCTGCCTAAAGCAGTAGTTGAAAACTGGGACTCGCTGAAAGCTGAACTGGGCCGCGACGAGCGTTTGACACAAACCCAGAAAGATGAGATCCTGAGCATCATCAATGGTTCAGGCAGCTTCGAAGACAAAGAAGACGCGCTGCACAGACTGTCGTCTTACCGGTACTTGCTCAGCACGGTATACCCGAAAACGCGTACCGCTACCACAGAAATCCTGACGGTGAAAGAGAAGAAAAGCCTTCCTGAAATTTCGGCCCTGTCGAAAGGCATTACACAAGGTTCGGTTAGCATGGACACGCTGTCTGACGCTGAACTGGCCTTCTCTGCGACCCTGACGCCGCTGCTGGAAGAAAAAGAAGCCATCTATCAGGCCGCTATCAAGAAGAACGATCGCTGGCAGGCACACAACGACCTGGCTACGGTTTACCTGCAAATGGCTGCCGAGCAGACCAGCGAGTCTTCGATGAGCAACTACCTGGAGCAAGCCAACACGCAACTGGGCATCGCCAAGAATCGCCAGGAATCTCCTGAAGTATATGCCAACATGGCGACCCTCAACATGATGCAGGGCGACTACGACATGGGCATGCAGAACCTGCAAAAGGCGATGAATATGAACCCCGACGAAGAATTACGTCAAGGCCTGAACGGCATGATGGGCACGTTGCAAATCATGCGTGGCATGTACAGTGAAGCGGCCCGCAGCCTGAGCAGCGCTCCTGACACTGCCATGGTGCTGTACAACCGCGGTCTGGCTCAGTTGTTGAGCGACGACTTCAACAACGCACGTGCCAGCTTCGACGAAGCCATTCAGTCAGATTCTGAACTGGCGTTGGCTTACTACGGTAGCGCCATTGTAGCCGCCCAACAAGGCAACGAGCAGGCCATGGCCGATATGCTGCGCCAGGCGATTCAAAAAGACGCTTCGCTGCGCGCCTATGCCATCGACGACCTGGAATTCCAGAAATACTTCGATTCGCAGACGTTCAAAGACGCCGTGCAGTAA
- a CDS encoding YbaB/EbfC family nucleoid-associated protein yields MFDLNKMMGQFKEAQTKMQELQEEIAVMTTSAEAGAGMVKVTVNGRRQIVSLEIDPDLVKPDDREMLQDLVVAAVNKALADMETIAKDEMQKRASSMFNIPGLNLGGGFPF; encoded by the coding sequence ATGTTCGATTTAAATAAAATGATGGGGCAGTTCAAAGAGGCCCAGACGAAGATGCAAGAGCTTCAGGAGGAAATCGCGGTCATGACGACCAGCGCCGAGGCCGGAGCAGGCATGGTAAAAGTGACGGTCAACGGGCGGCGGCAAATCGTCAGTCTGGAGATCGACCCGGATCTGGTCAAGCCCGACGACCGCGAAATGCTGCAAGACCTGGTGGTAGCGGCTGTCAACAAGGCTCTGGCCGACATGGAAACTATTGCGAAAGATGAGATGCAGAAGCGCGCTTCCAGCATGTTCAACATTCCGGGACTCAACCTGGGCGGCGGTTTCCCTTTCTAA
- a CDS encoding DUF4290 domain-containing protein, whose product MPERENLFYYYTEDEDIILKEYGRNVQRLVQHVMSIPDREERTQSAIVLVDLMRQLNPNFQNTQDYHQKLWDDLYIMSNFELDVDGPYPKPEPAIIHKKPQRMRYREGEVRYKHYGRNLELLVQRAVDLEDPEEREAAIIYLGKLMKSFYSTWNKENIEDEVIIQQLRDVSRGKLTIPIERVKAQNLFDSQPVRDYPGSSSNNNTSNSSNRGSRNYRSNRRQGGRRR is encoded by the coding sequence ATGCCAGAGAGAGAAAATCTATTTTATTATTATACGGAAGATGAGGACATCATCCTGAAAGAATACGGCCGGAATGTGCAACGTCTGGTGCAGCACGTCATGAGCATTCCGGACCGTGAAGAGCGCACGCAATCGGCCATCGTCCTGGTGGACCTGATGCGGCAGCTCAATCCGAACTTCCAGAATACGCAGGATTACCACCAGAAACTCTGGGACGACCTCTACATCATGTCGAATTTCGAACTGGACGTAGACGGACCCTATCCCAAACCCGAGCCGGCCATCATCCATAAAAAACCACAACGCATGCGCTACCGCGAAGGCGAAGTGCGTTACAAACACTACGGCCGCAACTTAGAACTGCTGGTGCAGCGGGCCGTCGATCTGGAAGATCCGGAGGAGCGCGAGGCGGCCATCATCTACCTGGGCAAGCTGATGAAGAGTTTTTACAGCACCTGGAACAAAGAAAACATTGAGGATGAGGTCATTATCCAACAGTTGCGTGACGTTTCCCGCGGAAAACTTACAATCCCGATCGAGCGCGTAAAGGCGCAGAACCTCTTCGATTCGCAGCCCGTGCGCGATTATCCCGGCAGCAGTAGCAACAACAACACGAGCAACAGCAGCAACCGAGGAAGTCGCAACTACCGCAGCAACCGTCGCCAGGGTGGGAGACGTCGGTAA